A single region of the Ficedula albicollis isolate OC2 chromosome 11, FicAlb1.5, whole genome shotgun sequence genome encodes:
- the LOC101812523 gene encoding leukotriene B4 receptor 1-like has translation MSEAEESSGSSTWNIVRSVVCIILGLSFVIGTPGNCIVIWTVCTKMKQVSLSVLLIVNLAIADVLVLITLPIWIYSFAGSWVFGVIFCKILVFIIYCSMYASIFLITALSLERLLAVFYPFTIQKYRRKEKISLIVFLIWFLSIAFGISVIPFQETEEMNGRLLCTCRNYSSNRQKVSYLLLETLAGFVIPFLIICTCYACVARRIRRMTYQSKQRSERLIASVVVAFILCWFPHHLFNILDIISIEIELSNEEMSLALEEIVDKGVYISGALVFISSCINPLLYAFAARRFQNHLRFAKMSKLFEQISQTVTEEDKKRSLVVARREDPLVGTENL, from the coding sequence ATGAGTGAAGCTGAGGAAAGCAGTGGCAGCTCAACATGGAATATTGTGAGGTCAGTAGTCTGCATAATACTGGGCTTGTCATTTGTAATTGGCACCCCTGGAAACTGCATCGTCATCTGGACTGTTTGTACAAAAATGAAGCAAGTATCTCTTTCAGTCCTGCTGATCGTGAACCTGGCCATTGCTGATGTCCTTGTACTGATCACTTTACCAATTTGGATTTACTCTTTTGCTGGCTCATGGGTTTTTGGAGTCATCTTCTGcaaaattctggttttcattATTTACTGCAGCATGTATGCCAGTATATTTCTGATTACAGCACTCAGCTTGGAGCGGCTACTGGCTGTGTTTTACCCTTTCACAAttcaaaaatacagaagaaaagaaaaaatttctttgatTGTGTTCCTCATTTGGTTCCTGTCTATTGCCTTTGGCATTTCTGTCATTCCATTTCAAGAGACAGAAGAAATGAACGGTCGGCTTCTATGCACATGCCGCAACTACTCCTCCAATAGACAGAAAGTGTCGTACCTTCTGCTGGAGACCCTCGCAGGTTTTGTAATCCCTTTCTTGATTATTTGCACTTGTTATGCGTGTGTTGCAAGAAGAATACGGAGAATGACTTACCAATCCAAGCAGAGATCAGAACGTCTCATTGCCAGTGTCGTGGTTGCATTCATTCTGTGCTGGTTCCCTCACCACCTCTTTAACATCCTGGATATTATTTCAATTGAAATAGAACTCTCTAATGAGGAGATGTCTTTGGCACTGGAAGAAATTGTAGACAAAGGAGTGTACATCTCTGGAGCACTTGTATTCATCAGTAGCTGTATTAACCCTCTGCTTTATGCTTTTGCTGCACGAAGGTTTCAGAACCACCTGAGGTTTGCCAAGATGTCGAAGCTGTTTGAACAGATTAGTCAGACTGTAAcagaggaagacaaaaaaagaagtctGGTTGTAGCCAGACGTGAAGATCCTTTGGTAGGCACAGAAAATCTCTAA